The Rubricoccus marinus nucleotide sequence CCGCCACGGCGCCGCGCTTGTCCACCTCTCGACGGATTACGTCTTCGACGGGGCCAAGGGCGCGCCTTACACAGAGGACGATGCGCCCGCTCCGCTGAACGTCTACGGCGAGAGTAAGTGGGCAGGGGAGGAGGCCGTCCGCCAGAGGCTGGAGCGACACGCCATCGTCCGTACGGCGTGGGTGTTCTCCGCCAGAGGCCACAACTTCATCCGCACGATGTGGCGCTTGGCGCACGAGCGAGAGGAACTCCGCGTGGTCGCGGACCAGACGGGCCATCCGACGTGGGCGGGCCACCTTGCAGAAGCGGTAGTCGTGCTCGCGAGAGGCCTGGCATCCGGGGGCGAGGCCGGGACCTTCCACGTGGCCGGAACGCCCTCCACGTCGTGGTATGGGTTGGCCGAGGCCGTCGTGGCCCAGGCGCGGGCCTCTGGCGAGAGCGCCGTCGCGAGCGTTCAGCCGATCCCGAGCTCGGAATACCCGACGCCTGCGGCGCGCCCGCCAGAGGTCCGCCTCGCGATGGAGAACGTTGCCCGAGCCTACGGTCTGGGAGCCTTCCGTTGGCAGGACGGAGTAGAGGCCGTCGCCCGGGAGTTGATGGCGGCGAGCCGTGAGGGGTGAGGGCGCCAGAGGCCTAACGGTTCGGTGTCTTTCAGGCATCGCCCCAGGCTCCGGCACGATGTTGGACAGAAGCGCGCTTGGATGGCAACGGCTGAGGCAGTAACGTCTGGAGCCCACTGCGCGCCAACTTGTGACCCTGACGCCTCTCGCGGCACCGAATGGCCTTTGCTTCTCTCCTTATTGGCTTCGCGGCTAGCCTCGCGACCGCGTTCCTCCTGGTGCCCGTTGTCGCGCGTATCGGCACTCGCGCGGGCTGGGTAGACGTACCAGACCGCTGGCGGAAGAACCACACGGCGCCGGTGCCCAATGCGGGGGGCATCGCGATCCTGTTTTCGGCGTTCGTGGGGGTGGGCGCCATCGCGCTCGGCGCGGCGTTCTGGCCGGACGCATGGGGTGCGATCCCGGCCCTCCCGGCGCGGCGCGTGCTGGTCGGGGCTTTGCTGGCGTCGGTTCTCGGGCTGGTAGACGACCGCGTAGACCTGCGCTTTCAAGTCAAGCTGGTTGCTCAGCTTCTGGTGGTGGCGCTCACCTTTAGCGCGAACCTGCGAATCGAAGTGCTGGACGGAGTGCTGGGCACTGGCGGGGTCGGTATGGCCGCCTCCTTCGCGCTGACGGCGCTGTGGATGGTGGGGATGATGAACGCTGTTAACCTCATCGACGGCATGGATGGGCTGGCCGCTGGCGTCGTTGCGATCGCCCTCGCGGGGCTCGCGGCGGTCCACGCCATTGGGGGGGACTTGGGCTCCCTGGTCCTCGTGGTGTCGGTCGTCGGGGCGCTGCTGGGCTTCCTGCGCTACAACCGCTCGCCAGCGAGCGTCTTCATGGGAGACAGCGGGAGCCTGTTCCTGGGGTACGTACTCGCGGCCTACGGCCTCCGCGGTTCGGCGCACGAGGACCCTCTGCTCCAACTCATCATCCCGGCGGTCGTGATGGGGCTGCCGCTGCTGGACCTGATTGTGTCCGTGTTGCGGCGGAAGCTGATGGGGCACTCGCTCTTCTTTGCCGACCATGACCACATCCACCACCGACTGGCCGCCCAGATGTCGTCCGGCGAAGCGGTGCGGGTGCTGTACTGGTTCAGCGTGTTCGTCGCTCTCGGCGCATGCGCGATGGCGGCTTTCCCGGCGCCTCTGGCGGCGCTGACGTTCGCGCTCGGCTCCGGCGTGGTGTACAGCTTCTTGCGCAGCATCGGCTACCTACCGTCGCCACGGCGGGTAGCGGCGCTGCTGACCAACCCCGAAGCGCTCCGCCGCGCCGGGCAGCTTCGCAGCGCGCGCATCGAGCGCCGGCGGCAGCAACGCGAGGCGAAGGCCAACCAGGGCGCCTGACCGCGCGCCTCTGGCGCCAGAGGCCGACCTACGCGCCGCGCTGCACGTCGATGGGCGCCCCGCCCGCTCCGATGGACCGCCGAGCGGCTTCCAGGATGCGGACCACGGCGAGGCCTTCGCGCCCGTCCGAGCGCGGCGCGCGGCCCTGCCGGATCGCGGAGGCGAACTCCTCGACCTCGAGCCTCAGCGGCTCGGCCCGGTCGATGCGCGGAACGAGCACGTCGCCGGAACGGACCGAAAGCGCGTCGGCGTAGGGAACCGTTCCGTCGCGTTCGCTCGCGGGCGTGCCCACGCCCTTGTCGTAGACGCGGACGGGCTCGGCGGCCTCCATGTCGTCGATAACCGCCATCTGCTCGCTGCCGACGACCGTTGTGCGGCGGACCTTGTGCGGGTCCAGCCACGAGCAGTGGAGGTGCGCGATCTCGCCGCCCTCGAACGTCACGCTCGCGAAGACGACATCCTCCGGCCCGCCGGGCTGGAGGTACGCGTGGCCTCTGGCGGAAACGGAGACGGGCTCGCCTGGAATGAGCGAGAGCGCGATCGCGAGGTCGTGCGGCGCGAGGCTGTCGAACGCGCTCTCGTGCTCGCGCACGATCCCGAGGTTGACGCGCACGCTGTAGAGGTAGCGGATCTGCCCCAGCGTGCCCGCGCGGACGAGCGACTCGACGTGCCGGTACGCCGGGTGGTAGCGCAAGAGGTGGCCCACCATCAGCCGCAGGTCCCGCGCGTCGGCCAGCGCCACGAGGGCTTCCGCCTCGGCCTCGGTCTGCGCCAGAGGCTTCTCCACGAACACGTGCTTGCCGGCTTCCAGCGCCCGCGTCGCGATGCTCGCGTGCGTTGGCGTCTCGGTCGCCACGATGACGGCCTCGATGGACGGGTCCGCCAGAACCGAGTCAAGGTCGCCCGTCAGCCGGGCCTCTGGCGCGAGGCGGCCGGCGACGTCGCGCGCGTCCTCGTCGCGGTCACACACGGCGACAACTTCGGCGCCGGGCATGGCGGCGGCGTTGCGGAGCAGGTTGCGCCCCCAGTAGCCCACGCCGATCTGGGCCAGGCGGAGCGGCTCGGTGTAGGCGAACGACGACATCAGGCGGGTACGGGCTGGGTGACGAGGTCGCGGACGGCACGGGCGACGCGCGCGAGGTCGTCCTGCGAGAGGTGCGGGTGCATCGGCAGCGAGAGCACCTCGCGGCAGGCCCGCTCGGTCTCAGGCAACGGGCCTCTGGCGCCTGCTGCGTAGGGCGGCATCTCGTGGAGTGGGACCGGGTAGTACACCATCGTTGGGATGCCCCGCTCGCGCAGCCCGTCCGCGACGGCGTCGCGGTCCGCCACGCGCAGGGTGTACTGGTGAAACACGTGCCGCGCGCCAGAGGCCCGAGGGGGGCGCGTGACCTCCGGGAGGTGCGCGAAGTGGTCGTCGTAGACCGCCGCGGCCAGGCGCCTCGCAGTGGTCCACGCAGGCAGGTGGCGCAGCTTGACGCGCAGGATGGCGGCCTGCATGGCGTCCAGGCGCGAGTTGATGCCGACCTCGGTGTGGAAGTACTTCCGCGCCGCGCCGTGGTTGGCGATGCGCCGCGCGCGCTCCGCCAGAGGCGCACTCGTGGTGTAGACCGCGCCGCCGTCGCCATAGGCGCCGAGGTTTTTAGACGGGTAGAAGGAGAGCGTCCCGAGGTCGCCCGCCAGCCCCGCCGCCTCGCCGCCGCGCGTGGCGCCGATGGCCTGCGCCGCGTCCTCCACAATCGGGATGCCGCGCGGCTCGCAGACGGACCGGAGCGCAGCCATGTCCGCCATCTGCCCGAACAGGTGGACCGGGACCACGGCCTTCGTGCGGTCCGTGATCGCGGCCTCGACGGCCTCTGGCGCGAGGTTGAACGTGGCGGGGTCGATGTCCGCGAAGACCGGGACGGCGCCCAGCAAAGCCGCCGCCTCCGCCGTCGCGACGAACGTGAACGAAGGGCAGACGACCTCGTCGCCCGGTCCTACGCCGAGCGCCATGAGCGCGATCTGAAGCGCGTCCGTCCCGTTCGCACAGCCGATCACGTGGGCCTCTGGCGCGCGGGCGTCCAGATCGGCGACGTACGCCGCGAGCGCGGCCTCGAAGCCCGCCACGATGGGGCCTCGGACGAACGCCGTCGCGTCCAAGATGCCCGCGAGGGCGGCGTCGAGTTCGGGGCGGATAGAGGCGACCTCGGCCTTGAGGTCCACCATGCTGAGCGGGCGTCCGGGCGCCTCTGGCGTGTGTACGTGCATGGCGGGAAGCTACGGGGCGTCCGCACTACGAGGCTGCGGCTGCGGACGCCACGCCAGAGGCTACGGTTTGGTCACGCCGCGGAGGCGATCGGTCTCACCCCCCGTTTTCGCGCAGTTGCTCGGGCGCCACGTCGCGCGTCTCCCTCGCGGGGACACCCACGTGCACGCGCCCGCCAGAGGCGCCCCGCGTGAGCACCGCGCCCGCGCCGACGACGGCCTCTGGCGCCACCTCCACGCCCGGTAGGAGCACGGCGCCGACGCCCAGTCGCGCGCTCTGCCGGACGGTCGGGCCGCCGAAGCGCTCTTTGCGCTCTTCCGTTCGGCCCATAAAGGCGTCGTTGCTCGTGAGAACGCCCGGCGCGACGAACACGTCGTCTTCGACGGTCGTGAAGGCGGTGATGTACGCGTTCGTTTCCAGCTTGCATCGCGCGCCAACAGTAGAATCGTTTTCGATGGCGACGCCGCGCCCCACGATGGTTTCGGCTCCTACCACGACGCGCTCGCGGACCGTCGCGTAGTCCGCCACGAGCACGCGCTTACCGATCTCGCATCCGCGGTACAACACCGCCCCGGTCCCAATGATGCTATCCGCGCCGATCGCCAGAGGCGCGAGGTCCGGCGCGCCAGATGTCGTCGCGCTACGGGCCGCCCGCATTGGCCGCTTGCCGAGCACGGCGTGGTCGTCCACGCGCACGCCCTCGCCGATCTCCACGTCCTCGTGGATCACCACGTGGTGTCCGATGGTGCACCCCGCCCCGATCCGCGCGCCTCTGGCGACAACGGAGAAGTGACCCACGGCCACGTCGGGCGCGAGCATGGCGCCAGAGGCGACCTGGGCTGTGGGGGAGAGGCGGTCGGTCATGGGATCGGAGGCGGGCGGGCGGCGTAGCTTCGGCAAGCTATCCCCGCTTCTGCTATGCCTCTCCTCGCTTTCCTCCTCGCGCCCACGCCCGAGGGCTACGGCACTGGCCTCGAATGGCTGCCCATCGTCAGCTTCGTCGTGCCGCTGTTGCTCCTCGCCGCGATCTGGTTCCTCGGCAGCCGCAACACGGTATAGCGCCTCTGGCGCCAGAGGCCTGCCGCGACGCGCCCTTGGCGCGGACCGAAACAGACGACGCCGCCCCGGATGTCCCGGAGCGGCGTCGCGCGTTTTCTAGACGAGGCGAAGATCAGCCGCCCGCCTCAGCGTTGGCGTTCTCCATCTCGTTGAGGTAGTACTCGGCCCAAGAGGCCCAAGAGCCCTCCTTGGCAGCCGTGAAGGCCTCACGTGCGGCGTCCTCGTTCTCGGCGCCCATGTGAGCGAGGCCGAGCTGAATGAAGTACGCCGAACGGTCCGGCTGGCCTTCGCTCTGGTCAACCGCCAGCTGCGCGTAGTGCGTGGCCTCTTGCGAGCGCCCGAGAGCGTTCAACGCCTTGGCGTAGTAGAACGCGACCTGCGAGGAGTCGTAGTCCGCGTTCATGCGGACATCCTCCAAGAGCTCGAACGCCGTGTTCGCAGCGCTCTCCGAGAGCGGCTCGGCCTGCAGAAGGGTAGTTGCGCGGGTGATCTTGTCGTTCACGGCCTGCGCGCCCTGCTCCTCTTCGATGCGGGCCTCTACCACGCGGCGCTCTTCGCGAGCGGCGTCGAAGATGTTGCCCATGCCCTCCACGCCCTCAGCGAGCTCAATCGCCTTGCGGTAAGAGACCATCGCGGCCTTCAGGTTGTTGAGGCGGACGTACGAACGGGCCTGCCCAAACGGGTTCTTGGCGTAGGTCGAGTCGAGCTCGTATCCCTCGGAATAGCGCTCAAGCGCCATCTCGTAATCGGAGGCCTTGAACAGGGAGTCCGCTTGCATGGAGAGCATGCGGGAACGGTCGGGATCGAACGTGACGACCTCTACGGTGTCGGCCATCATCTCCATCTCCATCATGTCGGAGGAGTCAGCAGGAGCATCTTGGGCCGAAGCGGTACCGGCAAAAGCGAGGGCCGCCAGGAGCGGAAGGAAACGAGTCATGGGGAGGGGGGTGATGTCGAGTGTGGCGGATGCGGACAGCCGGGAAACTACAGAGACCGTGCCGGTGCTGAAACGGCACATCTGCGCCCCTTCGTACCCGCAAAGTGTCCACCATGCCAGACGGCCGTGCCGCGGTGCCACGACGGACCGCGTCACCTTGGCGACGGAGACCGCCGCCCTGTCGCCTCTGGCGAGAGCGGTGCGGGGCTCCCGGCCACCAGAGGCCGCTAGAAGTTGGGCAGGATCCCGGACTGCTCACTGTACCGGTCGATGATTGCGACCGCCTCGTCGGGGTCGTCCGTGAGGGTAAACAGGTCCGTGTCCTCTGGCGAGATAAAGCCACCCGCTTTGAGCGTGCCGTCGATCCAGTCGAGCAGCCCGCTCCAGTACTCCGTGCCCATCAGGACGACGGGGAAGCGCGCGGTCTTGTGCGTCTGGATAAGGGTGAGGCTCTCAAACAACTCGTCCATCGTGCCGAAGCCGCCCGGCAAGACCACGAAGCCCTGGGCGTACTTGACGAACATCACCTTCCGCGCAAAGAAGAAGTCGAAGTTGAGCAAGCCCGTGGCGTCTACGTACGGGTTCGCGCTCTGCTCGTGTGGCAGCACAATGTTCAAGCCGATCGAGACGCCGCCGGCCTCTTGCGCGCCCTGGTTCGCCGCCTGCATGATCCCCGGGCCGCCCCCCGTTATCACCGCGTAGCCGCGCTCGGAGAGCTTCCGGCCAACGGTGACGCCCATCTCGTAGTAGGGGTGGTCTGGGGGCGTCCGTGCCGAGCCGAACACGGACACGCTGGGGCCGCACTGGCCCATCCGTTCGTAGCCCTCCACGAACTCGCTCATGACGCGGAATACCTGCCACGTCTCCTTGACGCGCATCTGTTGCCAGGCCATCATCTCCTCTGGCGTCATTTCCTTGGAGGCGTCGAAAGGGGTGGGTTGGCGGTTATCAGTCGACATGAGTTTGGGGAGTGGGATTAAGGGGGAACGTACCGACGCACACCCCCAAACGAGAACCGCCCCCGGCCGAGGTGGCCGGGGGCGGTTGACAACGGGCGCGCCAGAGGCGGGCCTAAAGATCGGCCTTAGTTGAGGCCGTTCTGACGGCTGTACTCGTCGCGGTAGGAGGGGTCCTCCATGTTCTGACGGAACTGCTCGCTCGGGTAGATGGCGATCTCTACACGGCGGTTCTGCGGGCTCGTGCCGGGGATGCCGGGGATCGGCTCCATCTCGCCACGGCCGAAGTTCTCCAGACGGTTGCTGGCAACGCCCTGCACGGCGAGGAAGTCACGGACCGAGCGGGCGCGGGCCTCAGAGAGGTTCTGGTTCAACTGCGTACCACCGTCCGTAGAGGCGTGTCCGACGATGGTCACGTCGTAGTTGGGGTAGCGGTTGAGGCTGGCCGCGAGGTCGCGGAGGTCAGCCTGGACGCCAGCCTTCAGCGTGGACTTGCCGAGGTCGAACAGCAGGTCGTTGTTGAAGTTGATCGCGATGGCGGTCGTGTTGCCGTCCTCGCTCGGGATCGGCGTCACCGTGACGTCATCGGGGAGGTCGTTGTCGAGCTCGCGGGCCTGGCGGTCCATCTGGCGGCCGATCACGGCGCCTGCTGCGCCGCCCACGGCGGCACCGATGATGGCGCCTCTGGCGGTCGAGCCCGTGGCGCGGCCGATCACGGCGCCGATGACTCCACCGGAGCCTGCGCCGACGACGGCGCCCTTACCGGTGTTGTTCATCCCGGAGCAGCCGGTCTGAGAGATGCCGAGAACGAGGAGAAGCGCGAGCGGCAAGGCCGCGAGGCGGAGTCGGGAGAGAGTCATGGTGGGGCGGCGTGAACCGCGGTGGGTGTGAGGGGCACCGGTGGGAAGAGTGGCGCCTGATACTGTGTGTCCCCCCTTTCAAGTTCCATGCCCGGCGCGTCGGGAGGGTGGAAAACGGGCCGTGAGGGCGCCTCTGGCGTGCGGAGCTGTCCGAGACAGTGAACACCGGTGTCGCCCTTTCGGACCGTTTGTGAGGCTCTGGCCGCGCCAGAGGTCGTGGAAGTCACGGGCGGTTCAACCGGGCCGTGGAGGGCCCGCGTAGCTTTCCCGCCTACTCCTTTAGCTCGCTCTCTCAGAATGCGCCTCATCGTCCCCATGGCTGGTCGCGGCACCCGCCTCCGCCCGCACACCCACGTTACGCCGAAGCCGCTCCTGCCCGTCGTGGGCCGGACGATGGTGGAACGCATCGTCGAAACCTTTGCCGAGGCCATCGGCGACTTCGAGGAGGCGGTCTTCATCCTCGGCCCTGACTTCGGGGACGGCGTCAAGGCGGAGCTCTCGGAGATCTGCTCGCGGTTCGGCATCGAGGCCTCGTTTGGCGTGCAGGAGACCGCCAAGGGTACGGCTCACGCCATCGCGCAGGCCGGCGACAAGCTGGACGGCGAGTGCGTGCTCGTCTTCGCGGACACGCTTTTCGTCATGGACGCGGCGCCGGACCTGGACGCCGACGCTGTGGTATGGGTGATGGAGGTCGAGGACCCCTCGCGCTTTGGCGTCGTGGTCAAGGACGGCGACCGGATCTCGGACTTCGTGGAGAAGCCGGACACGCCGATCTCCAACGAGGCCATCGTGGGCATCTACTACGTCCGCGAGGGCGAGCGCCTGGGCCGCGAGATCGCGTACCTGATGGATAACAACATCACGGGTAAGGGCGACGAGTTCCAACTCACCGACGCGCTGGACCGGATGCTGAAGGACGGCGCGACGTTCAAGACGGCCGCCGTGACGGAGTGGCTGGACTGCGGCACGATCCCCGCCATCCGCGACACCTCCCGCATCGTGCTCGCCAAAG carries:
- the rfbD gene encoding dTDP-4-dehydrorhamnose reductase; translation: MRILVTGANGQVGHAVAALARQKQMDVRAFARADLDITDAQAVDRAVADASGAGPLALVNAAAYTAVDRAENDREAAFAVNRDGPAHLAEACARHGAALVHLSTDYVFDGAKGAPYTEDDAPAPLNVYGESKWAGEEAVRQRLERHAIVRTAWVFSARGHNFIRTMWRLAHEREELRVVADQTGHPTWAGHLAEAVVVLARGLASGGEAGTFHVAGTPSTSWYGLAEAVVAQARASGESAVASVQPIPSSEYPTPAARPPEVRLAMENVARAYGLGAFRWQDGVEAVARELMAASREG
- a CDS encoding MraY family glycosyltransferase; this encodes MAFASLLIGFAASLATAFLLVPVVARIGTRAGWVDVPDRWRKNHTAPVPNAGGIAILFSAFVGVGAIALGAAFWPDAWGAIPALPARRVLVGALLASVLGLVDDRVDLRFQVKLVAQLLVVALTFSANLRIEVLDGVLGTGGVGMAASFALTALWMVGMMNAVNLIDGMDGLAAGVVAIALAGLAAVHAIGGDLGSLVLVVSVVGALLGFLRYNRSPASVFMGDSGSLFLGYVLAAYGLRGSAHEDPLLQLIIPAVVMGLPLLDLIVSVLRRKLMGHSLFFADHDHIHHRLAAQMSSGEAVRVLYWFSVFVALGACAMAAFPAPLAALTFALGSGVVYSFLRSIGYLPSPRRVAALLTNPEALRRAGQLRSARIERRRQQREAKANQGA
- a CDS encoding Gfo/Idh/MocA family protein, with product MSSFAYTEPLRLAQIGVGYWGRNLLRNAAAMPGAEVVAVCDRDEDARDVAGRLAPEARLTGDLDSVLADPSIEAVIVATETPTHASIATRALEAGKHVFVEKPLAQTEAEAEALVALADARDLRLMVGHLLRYHPAYRHVESLVRAGTLGQIRYLYSVRVNLGIVREHESAFDSLAPHDLAIALSLIPGEPVSVSARGHAYLQPGGPEDVVFASVTFEGGEIAHLHCSWLDPHKVRRTTVVGSEQMAVIDDMEAAEPVRVYDKGVGTPASERDGTVPYADALSVRSGDVLVPRIDRAEPLRLEVEEFASAIRQGRAPRSDGREGLAVVRILEAARRSIGAGGAPIDVQRGA
- a CDS encoding DegT/DnrJ/EryC1/StrS family aminotransferase is translated as MHVHTPEAPGRPLSMVDLKAEVASIRPELDAALAGILDATAFVRGPIVAGFEAALAAYVADLDARAPEAHVIGCANGTDALQIALMALGVGPGDEVVCPSFTFVATAEAAALLGAVPVFADIDPATFNLAPEAVEAAITDRTKAVVPVHLFGQMADMAALRSVCEPRGIPIVEDAAQAIGATRGGEAAGLAGDLGTLSFYPSKNLGAYGDGGAVYTTSAPLAERARRIANHGAARKYFHTEVGINSRLDAMQAAILRVKLRHLPAWTTARRLAAAVYDDHFAHLPEVTRPPRASGARHVFHQYTLRVADRDAVADGLRERGIPTMVYYPVPLHEMPPYAAGARGPLPETERACREVLSLPMHPHLSQDDLARVARAVRDLVTQPVPA
- a CDS encoding acyltransferase; protein product: MTDRLSPTAQVASGAMLAPDVAVGHFSVVARGARIGAGCTIGHHVVIHEDVEIGEGVRVDDHAVLGKRPMRAARSATTSGAPDLAPLAIGADSIIGTGAVLYRGCEIGKRVLVADYATVRERVVVGAETIVGRGVAIENDSTVGARCKLETNAYITAFTTVEDDVFVAPGVLTSNDAFMGRTEERKERFGGPTVRQSARLGVGAVLLPGVEVAPEAVVGAGAVLTRGASGGRVHVGVPARETRDVAPEQLRENGG
- a CDS encoding TIGR00730 family Rossman fold protein codes for the protein MSTDNRQPTPFDASKEMTPEEMMAWQQMRVKETWQVFRVMSEFVEGYERMGQCGPSVSVFGSARTPPDHPYYEMGVTVGRKLSERGYAVITGGGPGIMQAANQGAQEAGGVSIGLNIVLPHEQSANPYVDATGLLNFDFFFARKVMFVKYAQGFVVLPGGFGTMDELFESLTLIQTHKTARFPVVLMGTEYWSGLLDWIDGTLKAGGFISPEDTDLFTLTDDPDEAVAIIDRYSEQSGILPNF
- a CDS encoding OmpA family protein; the encoded protein is MTLSRLRLAALPLALLLVLGISQTGCSGMNNTGKGAVVGAGSGGVIGAVIGRATGSTARGAIIGAAVGGAAGAVIGRQMDRQARELDNDLPDDVTVTPIPSEDGNTTAIAINFNNDLLFDLGKSTLKAGVQADLRDLAASLNRYPNYDVTIVGHASTDGGTQLNQNLSEARARSVRDFLAVQGVASNRLENFGRGEMEPIPGIPGTSPQNRRVEIAIYPSEQFRQNMEDPSYRDEYSRQNGLN
- a CDS encoding sugar phosphate nucleotidyltransferase produces the protein MRLIVPMAGRGTRLRPHTHVTPKPLLPVVGRTMVERIVETFAEAIGDFEEAVFILGPDFGDGVKAELSEICSRFGIEASFGVQETAKGTAHAIAQAGDKLDGECVLVFADTLFVMDAAPDLDADAVVWVMEVEDPSRFGVVVKDGDRISDFVEKPDTPISNEAIVGIYYVREGERLGREIAYLMDNNITGKGDEFQLTDALDRMLKDGATFKTAAVTEWLDCGTIPAIRDTSRIVLAKEGENRKEGTIENSQIIEPVFIGEGATVKDSVVGPYVAIHSGATVTESAVRDTIVFGDSTIDSTALEGSLVGHNAHVRGFAGTLNIGDHATVGPEE